A stretch of Leptospira bouyouniensis DNA encodes these proteins:
- a CDS encoding hybrid sensor histidine kinase/response regulator: MESQKKINVLVVEDSVASYQAIVSVLQNFGFTLSSERVEWKEEFERSIIEKSWDIIISDYYLPDFDGKYVIHRIKELNPELPVILITEFIPEEAASEYLNLGASEFLPKSSIIKLPFVVNRELEAFRLKQSQKKAWEMLVHGEEILTRSQKISHLGHFEVIFPENNTLWSLELYRILGYDFSEVPSMEKVWTLLDVEEKKLIETVWNEVTSENTSKEFVLHLNTKLGRKKVNLWLEAERFDEDRFRIFGTIHDISDVSDLESSIQLNEQLFKGIFNNSSQAIFLLDLQGHIIRMNRNSVLSFERNESDVQGLELISSIFSESNEDSIKKLTYGMKLALKNQTFEVLVSYRLRDGREKYFDCDFYPLNDPFGKIIYLVLEAKDITEKIVLERAYAQAQKLEALGTFAGGIAHDFNNLLTPMMAYISYLNAEWSSNQTDEMIQKSLPAIEGISKSLERAKNLIQQILTYSKIDHSSTKQIDLREQLLQVLSEVKFVSSNKLSIFTDLGTESAFIEADPIQIFQILSNLYENSLFALQEIQNPKITISLTKVIYEKSDLFQVGFLKNTEYWKLSFSDNGNGIPKEILDKIFDPFFSTKGGKGTGLGLSIIYGILAKMGGTILVESTVGKGTQFDLYFPAWKAML; the protein is encoded by the coding sequence ATGGAATCACAAAAAAAAATCAATGTTTTAGTAGTAGAAGATTCCGTTGCTTCTTATCAAGCTATCGTATCAGTGTTGCAAAACTTTGGATTTACACTCTCATCAGAAAGAGTGGAATGGAAAGAAGAATTTGAGAGAAGTATCATCGAGAAATCTTGGGATATAATCATTTCTGATTATTATTTGCCTGACTTTGATGGAAAATACGTAATCCATAGAATAAAGGAACTGAATCCTGAGTTACCTGTCATCCTAATCACTGAGTTTATTCCTGAGGAAGCTGCTTCAGAATATTTAAATTTGGGAGCTTCTGAATTTTTACCAAAGTCATCTATCATTAAACTCCCTTTCGTAGTAAATCGTGAATTAGAAGCATTTAGGTTAAAGCAGTCTCAAAAAAAAGCATGGGAAATGTTAGTCCATGGTGAAGAAATTTTAACAAGATCTCAAAAGATTTCTCATCTTGGACATTTTGAAGTGATATTCCCAGAAAACAATACCCTTTGGTCATTAGAATTATATAGAATACTAGGTTATGATTTTAGTGAAGTTCCATCTATGGAAAAAGTTTGGACTTTGCTTGATGTGGAAGAAAAGAAATTAATTGAAACGGTTTGGAATGAAGTTACTAGTGAGAATACTTCAAAAGAATTTGTATTACATTTAAATACAAAACTTGGGCGCAAAAAAGTAAATTTATGGTTGGAAGCAGAAAGGTTTGATGAAGATCGATTTAGAATTTTCGGAACAATACATGATATTTCCGATGTATCAGATCTAGAAAGTTCCATTCAGTTAAACGAACAATTATTTAAAGGCATCTTTAATAATTCATCACAAGCAATCTTTTTGTTAGATTTACAAGGTCACATCATTCGTATGAATCGCAATTCAGTCTTGTCATTCGAAAGAAATGAATCCGATGTACAAGGTTTGGAATTGATTAGTTCTATCTTTTCTGAATCAAATGAAGATTCGATCAAAAAATTGACATATGGGATGAAATTAGCATTAAAGAATCAAACATTCGAAGTTTTGGTTTCTTATCGATTACGAGATGGAAGAGAAAAATATTTTGATTGTGACTTTTATCCATTGAATGATCCTTTTGGCAAAATCATTTATCTTGTTTTAGAAGCAAAAGATATTACTGAAAAAATTGTTCTAGAAAGAGCCTACGCCCAAGCTCAAAAACTGGAGGCACTCGGTACATTCGCAGGTGGGATTGCACATGATTTTAATAATTTATTAACTCCAATGATGGCTTATATTTCATATTTAAATGCAGAGTGGTCGAGTAATCAAACGGATGAAATGATTCAAAAATCACTGCCGGCAATTGAAGGAATATCGAAGTCTCTTGAACGTGCGAAAAATTTGATCCAACAAATACTTACTTATTCAAAAATAGATCATTCTTCGACTAAACAAATAGATCTACGAGAACAATTATTGCAGGTGTTAAGTGAGGTAAAATTTGTATCATCTAACAAACTTTCTATCTTTACTGACTTAGGCACTGAATCGGCATTCATTGAAGCTGATCCGATTCAAATATTTCAAATTCTTTCTAATTTATATGAAAATTCACTCTTTGCCCTACAAGAAATACAAAACCCAAAGATTACAATTAGTCTTACGAAAGTAATTTATGAAAAATCTGATTTGTTCCAAGTTGGTTTTTTAAAGAATACCGAATATTGGAAGTTGAGTTTTTCAGATAATGGGAATGGAATTCCTAAAGAAATTCTTGATAAAATATTTGATCCATTTTTTAGCACAAAAGGTGGCAAAGGTACAGGTCTTGGACTTTCCATCATCTATGGAATATTAGCCAAAATGGGTGGAACCATATTGGTGGAATCTACGGTTGGAAAAGGTACCCAATTCGATTTATATTTCCCTGCTTGGAAAGCAATGCTTTAA
- a CDS encoding ATP-binding protein, translating to MSFLIFSSFFFFYHLFESRSISIRYEHKKNWDLNLKEYSSSLKDAETGVRGYLLSNEPTFLNPYHKALILLPNIERYLYDNSEIEDLQELKNLLDLSHSKLKHMEGYLNLFPGRLPSKDSLVLGNQKMSEFRILYEKLLVKKQKRDDAEYESYKKSSNRLLVISAGLFLLLSFLILWMIFVLKKSIQSIVEKEVIEDRYFEIEDIYQNSPVGFHSLDAEGYFLKVNRTECEWLGYSENELVGKKRWSDLLTENSKAIFESNFPIFKKQGYINNLIFEIIKKDGGSIFVNLSSTAIFDSSGKMISTRSALVDVTKSIIYERELLVAKKKAEDANKAKSDFLSNMSHELRTPLNAVVGIALWLLEESPKPEQLENLKNLKFAGESLLSLINDILDFNKIEERLVVIEKIDFRLKDFLNSITTTFSMRSNEKLLIFHYEISDHVPEFIHCDPTRLLQILNNLLSNALKFTYEGSITFRVTSESLNNDHVLLKFEVEDTGIGIDPNKFDTIFEKFTQANQDTTRKFGGSGLGLAISKALVELMGGNLELSSELGKGSKFSFSLPCLIGKGNEFISISSVKNNDLLKGKIVLVADDIQINRSIVIRFLNRWGIQTLEATNGLEVLEVLKKQQVDLILMDLHMPVMDGYNSTIEIRKDPNWEHIPIIALTASAQIETRNQIKSVGMNDFISKPFNPNDLLNQLHIWIGF from the coding sequence TTGTCTTTTTTGATATTTTCCTCTTTTTTCTTTTTTTACCATTTGTTCGAAAGTCGTTCAATATCCATTCGCTACGAACATAAGAAAAATTGGGATTTAAATCTAAAAGAATATTCTTCTTCTTTAAAGGATGCGGAAACAGGTGTAAGAGGATACTTACTTTCGAATGAGCCCACGTTTCTAAATCCATATCACAAAGCTTTAATACTTCTTCCTAATATTGAAAGATATTTATACGATAATAGTGAAATTGAAGATTTGCAGGAATTAAAGAATTTACTCGATTTGAGTCATTCAAAACTAAAACACATGGAAGGGTATTTGAATTTATTTCCTGGTAGATTACCATCAAAAGATAGTTTGGTTTTAGGAAATCAGAAAATGTCTGAATTCCGAATTTTATATGAAAAACTCTTGGTAAAGAAACAAAAGAGAGATGATGCGGAATATGAATCTTATAAAAAATCAAGCAATCGACTTTTGGTTATATCAGCTGGTTTGTTTCTCCTTTTATCATTTTTAATTTTATGGATGATTTTTGTTCTTAAAAAAAGTATTCAGTCAATAGTTGAGAAAGAAGTAATCGAAGATAGATATTTTGAAATTGAGGATATATACCAAAATTCACCTGTCGGATTTCATAGTTTAGATGCTGAGGGTTATTTTTTAAAAGTAAATCGTACTGAATGTGAATGGTTAGGTTATTCTGAGAATGAACTGGTGGGAAAAAAGAGATGGTCTGATCTTTTAACAGAAAATAGCAAAGCAATTTTTGAATCCAATTTTCCAATTTTTAAAAAACAAGGTTATATTAATAATTTAATTTTTGAAATAATTAAAAAAGATGGTGGGTCAATTTTTGTTAATTTATCGTCCACCGCAATTTTTGATTCTTCTGGAAAGATGATTAGCACCAGGTCAGCGTTAGTTGATGTTACGAAATCTATTATTTATGAACGTGAACTTCTCGTTGCTAAAAAAAAGGCAGAGGATGCAAATAAAGCAAAATCTGATTTTTTATCAAATATGAGCCATGAATTGAGGACACCGCTAAATGCAGTGGTCGGAATTGCATTGTGGTTACTTGAAGAAAGTCCAAAACCTGAACAATTAGAAAATTTGAAGAATTTAAAGTTTGCTGGTGAATCACTTTTGTCACTGATTAATGATATACTCGATTTTAATAAAATTGAAGAGAGATTGGTTGTCATAGAGAAGATTGATTTTCGGTTAAAAGATTTTTTAAATTCTATCACAACAACTTTTTCGATGCGATCGAATGAAAAATTATTAATTTTTCATTATGAAATTTCTGATCATGTTCCGGAATTCATCCATTGTGACCCTACGCGTTTGTTACAAATTTTAAACAACTTGTTATCTAATGCACTAAAATTCACTTATGAAGGTTCAATAACATTTCGTGTCACCTCTGAATCACTGAATAATGATCATGTGTTACTAAAATTTGAAGTCGAAGACACTGGAATTGGAATCGATCCAAATAAATTTGATACAATTTTTGAAAAGTTTACACAAGCAAATCAAGATACTACTCGGAAATTTGGAGGATCTGGTTTGGGGCTTGCAATTTCAAAGGCTCTTGTCGAACTCATGGGTGGAAATTTAGAACTTTCCTCTGAATTAGGAAAAGGTTCCAAGTTTTCCTTTTCTTTACCATGTTTAATCGGAAAAGGGAACGAATTTATCTCAATTAGTTCTGTAAAAAATAATGATTTGTTAAAAGGAAAAATAGTACTTGTTGCAGATGATATTCAAATCAATCGATCCATTGTGATTCGTTTTCTCAATCGTTGGGGGATTCAAACTTTAGAAGCTACAAATGGTTTGGAAGTGTTAGAAGTATTAAAGAAACAACAAGTAGATTTAATCTTGATGGATCTTCATATGCCAGTAATGGATGGGTATAACTCTACTATCGAAATTCGAAAAGATCCAAATTGGGAACATATTCCCATCATTGCTCTAACAGCGTCTGCGCAAATAGAAACTCGTAATCAGATCAAATCGGTTGGAATGAATGATTTTATTTCTAAGCCATTTAATCCAAATGATTTATTAAACCAGCTTCATATTTGG